DNA sequence from the Vicingaceae bacterium genome:
AGGCAATAGAAGATATGAAAAACAAGTATGGCGTGAGCCGGATGGTAGTAGTGGCAGACAGCGGAATGATGAGCAAGCAGAACATTGAGATGTTGAAAAAATTTGAAGGTGTGGAATACATCATTGGTGAGCCGCTCAAACGCTTGACGGAAAAAGTGGTTGAAAAGCTAATAGAAAGCCATCAAGAAGATTACAAAGCGTTGGAAATAAAAGAGAAAAGAGAGGATGGAGAAATTGAAGAAAAGGTGTTGTGGAAAGAAATAGAAGAAGGCGGCAAGCGAATCATAGCGACATACAGCGAGCGTCGTGCGGCACGAGACAAAAAGAAACGGGAAGAAGAGATGAGAGAAGCACAGGCATTGGTAGAAAACATTGCCCAATTAAAGCAAAAAATGAAGCGGGGCAAAGGATTGAAATGGATAAAGTCAGAAGGCAGCGAAGAGATAAATTATGCGATAGATAAAGAGAAAGCAGAAAAGATGGCCAGGTATGACGGATGGAAAGCAATAGCCACGAACAGCGAAATACCTGCGGAAGAAGCGATAAAGCGATATCATGAATTATTTGAAGTGGAGCATTTTTTCAGGGCGATGAAGAGCGAGATGATGATACGCCCGATATATCATTGGACGCCGAAGAGAATAAGAGGTCATGTAGCGATGTGTTTTGTGAGTTATTTATTTTTGAATTACATCAGGATAAAGACAGGCGAGAGTTACGGAGCGATAAAAGAAGGGATAAGGAGCATGGAAGTATCAGAGATAAAAGATAAGAAAAACGGAGGGATGTATTACTTGAAAGGGAATATCAACGATACAGGCAAAAAAATACTGAAAACACTTGGAATAAAAGAGATAGAGAAAGATGTTATTGAGATAAAAGAGATGGAAAAATACATACAGGAATAGAAATGTAGTGCACAGCAAAAAATAATGATTGCTGATTATCAATTACTTAACATTAGAAAGTGTCAAAGTCAAGAAAAAACGGGGCAAATTGCCCCGCTGCCAAATTATTAAACCTTTTAAAACCTATCTCTATCTAAAATCGTCTTTAAGCTTAACAATGTAAAATTAAATACTGTACAATTGCCTTTTTCCCTTTTTAACATTTCATTAACAAGAAAATCTTTATCAATCTGTTGCTTTATTGAATGAACCGGTTGCGAGAACAACTCCTGTTATGACAATCAATCCCAAAAGGATTTTTGATATTGTAAGAAAATCTTTGCCCATAGTCACGGCTATCCATCCGGCCAATAATGGTTGTGAATAAATATATACCGCAACTACCGAAGAACTTACATACCTCAACGCCGTTAAGTTTAAGAAATAGGCCAGCACAGTTGTGCCCAACACTACAAACACAGTCTCTGCCAAAATGACTGATGGCATGCTATGCCATTGAATCATACCGAACTCCCTCCATCCTGCTATTGAAACAGGAATCAACCCAAACAAGAAAACCCATTTCACCACAGTCAAAGGATGGTATTTTATCATCAACGGACGTGTAATTACCAAAAATACGGCATAACTGGCAGCATTCAAAAATATCATCAAATCACCCCAAGGATTGCTGACCGACAAAGTAGATTTTGACGAATTCAATATAAGCCCACCTGCACCAACAAAGCCAAGAATGATACCTGTTATTTTCCGCGCACTTATTGATGTTTTTCTTATTAAAGCAGAAAAAATCAACACCAATACCGGAGTAAAAATCATCAGAACGGAAGCATTGATTGGACTTGTCAGGTTTAAACCTGCAAAGAAAAACAATTGATTGATGGCTACGCCGGTAATTCCTCCCCAAAACAGCAATTTAAAATCTTTTTTCTCAACTTTTTCTTTTACGCCCAAACTTAATATCCAAAAACAAACAGTTGCCACCGAAACTCTCAGAAATATAAAGCCAAACGGGCGAATAAAGTCAGGCATTACATCTTTTGCCACCGAATAATTGATGGCGTAAATAAGATTTGCCGACAGCAACATTATATGTGGAGTCCATTTCTTCAAGGAATGTTTATTTTTAATTGTCGGCAAAAATCATAAAAAACACTATTGTAGTTGTTTGGCAACAATGATATTCTTAAAAAAAGTATAATAGGAATAAACAAAACCTTTGTCCGGCTAAATTGTTTAATATGTCTTGGTATTTACAACCTTCCCGGAAGCATAGGTTTCTTCTTTGACAAGTTGTCCATCCCGGTAATATTTCCAGGTGCCCATTTTTACATAATCGAATATGTTTTTCGAATAAGCTAAAGTGCCCTCCATAGTAAGTTGACCATTTTGATCGAATTCTTTTTGTGTATAATAGAGTTTCTTTTTATCGGTTAATATCAATTCCGATTGCAATTGACCGTTTGGATACCATTGCTGTTTTATTATGTAGTACTCGCCCTTTTTATCTAACTCTTCATAAAATTCCGGTTGCCCATCGGCATAATAGTCCTTCCACTTTACGGGATTGCCATTGCGGTATTCAATCTCTGATTTAACGGCTCCATTCGGATGATACAATTTAAGTTTCTGACGAATTTCGTCAATTGCCCGGAATTCTCTTTCTATTTTCCCGTCAGGATAGTAATTGGTGTAATATTTCAACTTGCCGTCGGCATAAAATCCCTTGTGCAACAATTGACCGTTTGAATAATAATCCTCAACAAAACCGGTACAGGCATATCCGCGACAATGCCTTACAGAATCACCCCCCATATAGGGATTATATTTTTCATACATCACTATACCATACACACTGTCTATTACAAGGTTGGGTTCATATACATCGTGATAAAGCCGTATGTCCTCCAGATTGTTGTTCTGTGCCTGTATGGACAAAATACTGAAGATTCGACAAAACACAAGAATAAAAACTATTTCAATTTTCGGCTTGATCATCAAGATAACGAATTTTAATGTTGAACAAAGCAAATATAAGTGTCATAACAGGACTTATCAAATTAAAAAAACAATACATCCAATAGGTGCCTGTGGCCACTCCCAACACAGATGCCTGGGTAGCACCACATGTGTTCCAGGGAATTAAAACGGAAGTGACGGTTCCGCTATCTTCCAATGTACGGCTCAAATTTTCAGGAGCCAATCCTCGTCTACGGTAAATCGGTTCAAACATTTTTCCGGGCACGACAATGGCAAGATATTGGTCGGCTGTTACCAAATTAAAGAAAAAACAGGTGATTACTGTGGAAAAAAATAAAGAAAAAACACTTTTGGCCAAGGCAATAATTTTTTCGGTAATCACAATCAAAAATCCCGAAGATTCCATTACCCCCCCAAATGTCATGGCACAAATTATCAACCAAATGGTATTCAACATTCCGTTCATTCCCTTTGTAGAAAGCAAACCCGCAACAACCGGATCTTCCGACGGGATGGTAACGCTTTCGGTAATGGATTTGACTATGGCTTTGTAAAAATCGTAAAATCCTGGATGGGGATCACCGGCTATCCCTGCAATAACATCATTTTGAAATATGGCAGGAATAATGGCCAGGACGATACCTGCAAACAATGCAGGAAATGCCGGCATTTTTTTTAGTATTAAAATGATGACAACGACAGGAACCAATAACAACCATGGTGAAATAAAAAAAATGCTTTGAATTTCTTGTTCCAAAGTGTTTACCGAAGTCAACACATCACCGGATACAGTATAATTCAGCCCTATGATTAAAAAAAGCAAGATCGAAATCACAATGCTGGGAATAGTGGTATAGGTCATATAACGTATGTGGGTAAAAAGTCCGGTACCGGCCATGGCCGGAGCCAAGTTGGTTGTATCGCTCAAAGGAGACATTTTGTCCCCGAAATATGCACCGGAAATAATTGCCCCGGCTATGATACCTTCCGAAAACCCCATGGCTTTTCCGATGCCAAGCAATGCAAGACCCACTGTGGCCACCGTACTCCATGAACTTCCTGTCGATAAAGAAACAATGCAACAAACAATGCAGGCGGCAGGCAAAAAATAACCGGGAGAAAGTATTTTCAATCCGTAATAGACCATCGTTGGGACGATGCCGCTAACCATCCAAATACCTGAAAGACCTCCTATCAACAACAATATCAATATTGCCCCTAATGATGAATGCAAAGAGTGTAATATTCCTTCATATAATCGTTTCCATGGAACTCCTTGCCATACAGCTACTATAGCCCCGATCATTGCACCCATCAACAATGCCCACTGATTGCTGCCACCCAGGGCATTGTCCCCAAAAATTTTCACATTGACAAAAAGAAAATAGATTAAAACGACCAAAGGTAATATCGCCGATATAGTGGCAATGCGCGGATATTTATATTTCCCGGTCAAACTTTCTTTCAACTTATCTTAATGTGTTTCCGTAAGTTGTTTTATTTCCAATTCATAATACTCCATCACCGGGTTTGCCAAAAGTTTTTTTGCAGCTTCACCGGCAACGGCCAAAGCTTGATTTTCATCAGTTGCCTCGATAGTAAGTTCAATATTTTTACCGATCCTTACGTCGGTAGTTTGTGTCAATCCAAGATTTTGCAAACCTTGCAATACAGCTTTACCTTGTGGATCAAGCAACGCCTTGTGTGGCATAACTTTTACTGAAACCAAAAATTTCATAACCGCTTTATTTGATAAATATACAACGACAAAATAACGTAGAAAATCATTAACAACAATAAACTTCCGAATAAAAATCCTGAAATCAACCCAATGCCTAAAAATACCGATGCACAACCAATCATCAAATAGCGATAATTGTTGATACCGTCTTTGTCATTAAATTTAAGTGCCATCAAACGCATGTCCGAAACCAGAAAATAAGCCAATGCGCAACTTATCAACACATACCAGGCCGGATGCAGATAAAAAGGCAAAACATCTGAACGTTCGGCAAAATTGATCAAATCGGCCCTGTTGTAGCCCAATTCCTCATTCAAAAACAACACCAAGGAATAAATCAATATTGTGTTTGCCGGGGTGGGCATGCCCTTGAATGATGTAGTTTGAGTGTTATCCAAATTAAATTTGGCCAATCTGAATGCCGAGAATATCGTTATCAGCCAACCGCTCTGTGTCAATACATTGGCTGAAAAACTCCGCTCATGAATGGGCAATAGGTATACTCCCAACAAAAGAGATATAAATTGAAACATCAACAATCCGGGTACTAAGCCGAAAGAAATGACATCGGCGAGCGAATCGAGCTCTTTTCCAATGGATGTTGTGATGTTTAATTTTCTTGCCGCAAAACCATCGAAAAAATCTGCAGCCAAAGACAAGCAAGTCCAATAAAATGCATCTAAAAACAAACCATGCGATATTAAAAACACAGCCATTATACCGGCCCATAGATTGATGGCGGTCAGTATGTTGGGCAGGTTCAACATAGTTTATCCGTTGGCTTTTCTTATCATTGCAGCGAAATTACCTCATTTTTAAGAATTAAAAAATTTTTCAAAAAACTTTGATTATTTTTGATTTGGATAGAAAAAATAGTCATCCATACATCCTTGTGAACATTTTTGCAGTCATAATAAAAAAACCGTAATTTCGTTGGTTTAAATGTATTGGATGAAAGAGCTTTTTTTCATATTATTGCTGGTTGTCGGGTTTACAGTTTCTTTATCTGCACAAACCATCAGAAAATACAGCAATGAGTTTCTATCCATTGGTGTTGGTGCAGAAGCTCTTGGCAAAGGAAATGCTGCAATAGTCAATACCTCCGACGCTTTTTCCATTTATTGGAACCCTGCCGGCATGTTGCATGTCAAATCAGATGCACAACTTTCGTTGATGCACTCCGAATATTTTGCCGGAATTGCCAAATATGATTTCGGATCGGTAGTTATCCCTCACGACACATCTGCAGCTCTTGGCTTGGGCATCATGCGCTTTGGGGTCGACGATATCCCCAACACACTTTATTTGATTGATGCCAATGGAAACATCAACTTTGACAACATCCAATCTTTTTCCATAGCCGATTATGCTTTTTTTCTTAGTTATGCACGTAAATTAAAGATTACAGGATTGTCAGCCGGCGGTAATGTCAAGGTTATCTACCGTCGTGTGGGAGAATTTGCCCATGCCTGGGGATTTGGTTTGGATGCTGCCGTTTCTTATTCTCACAACCGATGGAAATTTGCTGCCGTAGCAAGGGATATAACTTCTACTTTCAATGCATGGACATATACATTGACTCAAGAAGAAAAAGACATTTTCACCATAACCGGCAACGAAATTCCCCAAAATGGCCTGGAAATTACATTACCCAAATTAATCCTCGGTGCCTCCCGTCAATTTTATTTCGATGCAGGAAAAAAATTCGGATTCTTGCCCGAAGTAAATTTCGAATTGACCTTTGATAAAATGCGAAACACGCTGATTAAGAGTGACCCCATAAGTATTGATCCACGGATGGGTTTTGCTTGTGACTACAAAAAAATTGTTTTTCTTCGTGCCGGTGTGATGAATTTTCAATATGTAAAAGACATTTACAATTTCAAACGTCTAAACTTCCAGCCAAATTTAGGTCTTGGCGTTAACATCAAAAACCTTTTCATCCTGGATTATGCATACACCGACATTGGCAACCTCTCCATTGCTCTATATTCACATGTGGTTTCTTTAACCGTAAACCTTCATAAAAATGCTAAATCCACTGAAAAATAACATAACGGTTTTTAAATTGTTGGCATTTGTTTCCGGTTGGCTTTTTTTTGCCGCAAATAGTTTTTCGCAAAACACACATGCCTGGATTGATTATAATTTACGCTACTTTAAAATTCCCGTTATCAACGACGGAATTTACAGGATCGATTCAACCACACTCGCCAATGCCGGCATTGACCTGACTCAGGTGAATCCGAAAAATTTTAAAATGTACGCCTACGGCAACGAAATACCGTTGTACATCGAAGGTGAATCCGACAATGTGTTTAATGGAATTGATTTTATTGAATTTTATGCAGAAAACCGGAATGGACTTTTTGACACACTTCTTTACGGAAATAAAAAAGTATCACCCAATCCGTACTATAGCTTGTTTACCGACACTGCTTATTATTTTCTCACCTGGGACAACCAAATCAATCATTTAAGGGTACAACCCGAAACGGACCTTAATTTTTCCGCCTATACTCCTGAAAACTATGTTTGGCGTACGGTGGTGTTTTTTCTTACTCAAACATTTTATCCCGGAGAAACCGACGATTTTGGTTCGACCGATCCTGAATTTGTCAGTAGCGAAGGTTTTTTTGCCTATGCCATCAACAAAAATGCGCAAGCCGACTATAACATTCCCACTGAATATCCCTATACTTCGGGTCCTGCCGCAATAGCAGAAATAGCATTTACGGGGCAATCGGATTATGCTCAGTTGAACCCCGACCATCACACCAAAGTATATTTTGGCAATGGTTTCCCTTTGATGTTGGATACAATCTTTGAAGGTTACCGTTTGATAAAAAAGAAATTTAGTGTATCTGCTTCATCTCTCAACAATCTTACTACCACGCTCCGTATGCAAAGCGTGGGAGATCTTTCAACCCAATATCCCAATTATGTAGATTATATAGCCCTGACCTATTTTACCTTACAATATCCTTTTATACCCACGTTTTTTGGCTATCCCCTTACCATTGAAGTAGACGACCATCCTTTCATGAGCAAAAGCTTTGTCAATATATCCAACTTTACAGGCACACAAGCCATTGTTTGGGACATCACAAATGCCAAAAGAATTGCTTCGCAAGTAAATGGCAGCAATTTACAATTTTTGGTTCCAAATGCCGGAAACCGTAAAAAACTGTTTGTCTGCCCTGACGGCAATATTCAATATGTGAGCACACTCTATCCTGTTGGCAACAATGGTTATTTTACAAATTATATTGTCCCGGCCATCGATTCGGCATACGTGATTATTTCCCACTCTGCACTTTGGAATGAAGCACAAAACTATGCTGCCTATAGATCTCTGTCCGGTTACAATACTTTATTGTGCAACATAGATGAACTTTATGATCAGTACGCCTATGGAATTAAAAAGCACCCCTTATCCATACGTTTTTTTGCCAATCATTTGAAAAGTCAATGGGGAAATCCTGCTTATCTGTTTTTGTTGGGTAAAGGCATAAAATACAACGACTTCCGGAATAATGCTACAAACTTTCATAAATGTCTGATTCCTACTTATGGATATCCCGGTTCGGACATTCGTCTCACTTCAGGACTCGGTGGTCAGCCCTGGCAACCGGTCATGGCTACCGGACGTCTTGCAGCATCCACCCCACAACATGTCAATGATTACCTCAACAAAGTGATGCAGTATGAAGCAACCGCCCCTAACGAAGAGTGGAAAAAAAACATCCTCCATTTTGCCGGTGGCACCGACATCAATCAATCCAATTGGTTTTTAACGTATCTTAATGCGTTTCGCCTGATACTGGAAGATACTTCCTTTGGCGGACACGTCACCACTTTTCAAAAAACTGTGAGTGTCCCCATACAAACCTCCCTTGCCGATTCCATCAAACAGCTAATCAAAAAGGGCGCTTCCATTATGACATTCTTTGGGCACGGATCTGCCGGTGGCGGCTTTGACCAAAATATAGACGACCCGTCCACCTGGGACAATTCCGGCAAATATCCCTTTTTGGTAGGAAATGCCTGTTATACCGGAGATATTTTCTTATCTTCCTCGGGCAGTATCAGTGAACAATATACTTTGATCCCAAATGAAGGGGTTATCGGGTTTTTATCGACTGTCGATCTCGGTTTGACTTCTTATCTTTTTGATTACAGTTATGAACTTTTTATGCAATTGGGACGAAAAAACTATGGAAAACCCATAGGAGTTTGCATCAAGGAAGATATCCTCACCCAACAAATCATCAACAGCAACGACAAATATCGACGTGCCGTTGCTTGGGGCATGATTTTACATGGTGACCCCGGTCTGGTCATAGCAAGTCCGGACCTGCCCGACTATATGATAAGTGCCGATAGAGTTTATTTTACTCCGGAGCTCTTATCCACCGAAACCGATTCGTTCACCATCAACATTATTATCACAAACCTTGGAAAAGCCATCAACCAACCGTTGACTATTGAAATCAAAAGAAAGTTCCCCAACCAGGCCAAACCCGACACCGTGTATGTGCAAACAATTCCGGCACCCTATTTCAAAGATACGTTTTCACTGAAACTTCCCACAGATTTTGTTTATGGAGTGGGGTTAAATTATTTCGAAATTTCCGTTGACGGCTCCAATTTAATTCCCGAACTGGATGAAACCAACAATTATATTTTACTGCCAAAAGAAATTCGGTCGGGGTTGATTCATCCCGTTTATCCATATAACTATGCCATAGTTCCCAATCAAGGCATTAAATTGATTGCCTCAACCGGAAATCCTTTCGAACAAAATCGAATGTATGTATTTGAATTGGATACTACCGACACCTATGACAGCCCTCTTAAACAAACCTATAAAGTGGCCTCCATAGGTGGCATTATCGAATGGAAACCTTCGTTATTGCAAAATATGCCCGACAGCCAGGTGTATTTCTGGAGAGTCAGTCCCGATTCGGTGTATTTTGGTGAATATATCTGGAAGGAATTTTCATTTCAATATATTCCCGGAAAAAGGGGGTGGAGTCAGGACCATTTCTTTCAATTTAAAAACAATCAATTTACTTATCTAAATTACAACCGAACACAACGTAAATTTGAATTTTTCAATACGGTAAGAAATCTTTATTGTCAAAACATAGGCAATCCTACGACTTTTTCTGCTCTATACAATATCTTGTGGAAAATAGATTTCGAATTGCAAGATTACGCCGTTTGCGGATTTCCACCATCTATTCATGTAGCAGTAATTGATTCTCTCGATCTAACGGCATGGGGCACTTATGCCTGCAAACCCGGCGATCCGAATCCATGTGGTTCATGTATTATGGAAAATGCCAATCACCAATTTGGCAATGCAAACAATGGATGTAACCAATGCCGGGCAAGAGTGGAAAAATATTTCATCTTCAGGGTTTTCGACGCCGCACAAATGTTAGCCATGCGTGATATGATCAACAATGCCGTGCCCAACGGAAATTATTTGTTGGTATATTCGGTTTTCAATCCTTTGTTTTCACAATGGGATGCCATTGATCCATCGATCAAACAAGCATTGGTCAATTTGGGAGCCACAAAGATACAACCTGCCAATGACTCTTTGCCGTATATCTTCTTCACGCAAAAAGGCAACAATGCATCCACCATAGAAATTATCGGTCAAACCAAATATGATACCATCACCCTACAGACCCCTATTGCCGGCAAGGCCGGTTTTGGTTTGATGAAATCAGAACTGATCGGAATGGCCGCCCGTTGGGATTCTTTGTTTATTGATTTCCACTCTACCGAATCTTCTGTTTCCGACAGCATACTCATCAAAATTATCGGCATTGACGCAAGTATGAATGAAACTACTTTGCTCTCGCAACTCTACGCAA
Encoded proteins:
- a CDS encoding transposase, which translates into the protein MAFFKFDKKPQGTYIRIVESYRPNKNSTPRHKTLLTLGKVEDIDVQKFVALIARICQIKGIPMPAELENVSIHHIQETARLQYGIIAIIRCLFKVFQLDKFLASIQTSSKTQFSITDILELMVADRMLMPCSKLASYHRQTEYLQHIPHTQKQTHALQHFYRTLDVLADNEDALKEHLFKVQRNLFSDELEVVFYDVTTLYFESEQEDELRKKGYSKDHRPHKTQIVLGVLVDGLRNPLTYHIYEGNQFEGHTMEKAIEDMKNKYGVSRMVVVADSGMMSKQNIEMLKKFEGVEYIIGEPLKRLTEKVVEKLIESHQEDYKALEIKEKREDGEIEEKVLWKEIEEGGKRIIATYSERRAARDKKKREEEMREAQALVENIAQLKQKMKRGKGLKWIKSEGSEEINYAIDKEKAEKMARYDGWKAIATNSEIPAEEAIKRYHELFEVEHFFRAMKSEMMIRPIYHWTPKRIRGHVAMCFVSYLFLNYIRIKTGESYGAIKEGIRSMEVSEIKDKKNGGMYYLKGNINDTGKKILKTLGIKEIEKDVIEIKEMEKYIQE
- a CDS encoding multidrug transporter; the protein is MLLSANLIYAINYSVAKDVMPDFIRPFGFIFLRVSVATVCFWILSLGVKEKVEKKDFKLLFWGGITGVAINQLFFFAGLNLTSPINASVLMIFTPVLVLIFSALIRKTSISARKITGIILGFVGAGGLILNSSKSTLSVSNPWGDLMIFLNAASYAVFLVITRPLMIKYHPLTVVKWVFLFGLIPVSIAGWREFGMIQWHSMPSVILAETVFVVLGTTVLAYFLNLTALRYVSSSVVAVYIYSQPLLAGWIAVTMGKDFLTISKILLGLIVITGVVLATGSFNKATD
- a CDS encoding sodium:proton antiporter, whose protein sequence is MKESLTGKYKYPRIATISAILPLVVLIYFLFVNVKIFGDNALGGSNQWALLMGAMIGAIVAVWQGVPWKRLYEGILHSLHSSLGAILILLLIGGLSGIWMVSGIVPTMVYYGLKILSPGYFLPAACIVCCIVSLSTGSSWSTVATVGLALLGIGKAMGFSEGIIAGAIISGAYFGDKMSPLSDTTNLAPAMAGTGLFTHIRYMTYTTIPSIVISILLFLIIGLNYTVSGDVLTSVNTLEQEIQSIFFISPWLLLVPVVVIILILKKMPAFPALFAGIVLAIIPAIFQNDVIAGIAGDPHPGFYDFYKAIVKSITESVTIPSEDPVVAGLLSTKGMNGMLNTIWLIICAMTFGGVMESSGFLIVITEKIIALAKSVFSLFFSTVITCFFFNLVTADQYLAIVVPGKMFEPIYRRRGLAPENLSRTLEDSGTVTSVLIPWNTCGATQASVLGVATGTYWMYCFFNLISPVMTLIFALFNIKIRYLDDQAEN
- the purS gene encoding phosphoribosylformylglycinamidine synthase subunit PurS; the protein is MKFLVSVKVMPHKALLDPQGKAVLQGLQNLGLTQTTDVRIGKNIELTIEATDENQALAVAGEAAKKLLANPVMEYYELEIKQLTETH
- the pssA gene encoding phosphatidylserine synthase; amino-acid sequence: MLNLPNILTAINLWAGIMAVFLISHGLFLDAFYWTCLSLAADFFDGFAARKLNITTSIGKELDSLADVISFGLVPGLLMFQFISLLLGVYLLPIHERSFSANVLTQSGWLITIFSAFRLAKFNLDNTQTTSFKGMPTPANTILIYSLVLFLNEELGYNRADLINFAERSDVLPFYLHPAWYVLISCALAYFLVSDMRLMALKFNDKDGINNYRYLMIGCASVFLGIGLISGFLFGSLLLLMIFYVILSLYIYQIKRL